A section of the Gloeobacter violaceus PCC 7421 genome encodes:
- a CDS encoding Uma2 family endonuclease, whose amino-acid sequence MALSKDPGPMSPEQFLRWEREQPQKYEYRYGRIFSMAGGSKSHNLIAVNVTAAVHGHLIDSLCRVFNSDQKVACSPAGPFYYPEVSVSCDDREEPTGYMLQYPCLIVEVLSKNTAEFDRSVKFRDYGKIETLQEYLLLDSQVVAASLYRRQGINLWQVQLFEEAEVLHLDSIAMELPLRTIYSKVIFNQPV is encoded by the coding sequence GTGGCTCTCAGCAAAGATCCCGGCCCGATGAGTCCCGAGCAATTCTTGCGATGGGAGCGCGAGCAACCTCAGAAGTACGAGTACCGGTACGGCCGCATCTTCTCGATGGCAGGCGGCAGCAAGTCGCACAACCTGATCGCCGTCAACGTCACCGCTGCCGTCCACGGCCACCTGATAGACAGCCTCTGCCGTGTCTTCAACTCGGATCAGAAAGTGGCCTGTAGCCCGGCCGGTCCTTTTTACTACCCGGAAGTTTCCGTCAGCTGCGACGATCGCGAAGAACCGACCGGCTACATGCTCCAGTACCCGTGCCTGATTGTCGAAGTCCTTTCGAAGAATACGGCCGAGTTCGATCGCTCGGTGAAGTTTCGCGACTACGGCAAGATTGAGACTTTGCAGGAATACCTACTGCTCGATAGCCAGGTGGTGGCGGCAAGTCTCTACCGCAGGCAGGGCATAAATCTGTGGCAGGTGCAACTGTTCGAAGAGGCTGAAGTTCTCCATCTCGATTCCATCGCCATGGAGTTGCCCCTGCGGACCATCTATTCAAAGGTCATCTTCAATCAGCCGGTGTGA
- a CDS encoding aminotransferase class IV, whose amino-acid sequence MGLLVNFNGTIAPEARVSVLDRGFLYGDGVYEVVRTIGGRPFALQEHLDRLRASANYLYLDIPWSDAQIAAEVERTLAAAGSGDFYIRIVVSRGAEEEISLLPGPQLVPDLVIIVRSISSQLALNEQGVHLAVLPRLRNDARALSPAAKTGNYLNNILALIEARRLGADDALLLNSRGEVTEATTSNLWLAKGGTVYTPAVEAGILHGITRHFLLKLLGDWQIPCIETALTKTDLFAVEEAFLSSSVRLIAPVRRIDDYELPYCPGALTRRLFDGLVVLMQDAVAAPKVPV is encoded by the coding sequence ATGGGTCTTCTGGTGAACTTCAACGGCACCATCGCGCCGGAAGCCAGAGTTTCGGTCCTCGACCGCGGTTTTCTCTACGGCGACGGTGTCTACGAGGTCGTGCGCACGATCGGGGGAAGACCCTTCGCTTTGCAGGAGCACCTCGACCGGCTGCGTGCCTCCGCGAACTATCTCTATCTCGACATTCCCTGGAGCGACGCGCAGATTGCCGCCGAAGTCGAGCGCACCCTGGCCGCCGCCGGCAGCGGCGACTTTTACATTCGTATCGTCGTCAGCCGCGGCGCGGAAGAAGAAATCAGCCTGCTGCCCGGGCCGCAACTTGTCCCCGATCTGGTGATCATCGTGCGGTCCATTTCTTCCCAACTGGCTTTGAACGAGCAGGGGGTGCACCTGGCAGTGCTGCCCCGCTTGCGCAACGACGCGCGGGCGCTCTCTCCAGCCGCCAAGACCGGCAATTATCTGAACAACATCTTGGCGCTCATCGAAGCGCGCCGCCTGGGGGCCGACGACGCCCTGCTGCTCAACAGCCGCGGCGAGGTGACCGAGGCCACCACCAGCAATCTCTGGTTGGCCAAAGGCGGCACAGTTTATACCCCTGCTGTCGAAGCGGGCATCCTGCACGGCATCACCCGGCATTTTTTGCTGAAGTTGCTGGGTGATTGGCAGATTCCTTGCATCGAGACTGCACTTACCAAGACAGATTTGTTCGCTGTCGAAGAAGCCTTTTTGAGTTCGTCGGTGCGTCTGATCGCTCCGGTGCGCCGCATCGATGATTATGAACTGCCCTACTGTCCGGGGGCGCTTACCCGCCGACTGTTCGATGGGTTGGTCGTGCTGATGCAAGATGCCGTCGCAGCCCCGAAGGTGCCAGTGTAG